Proteins from a genomic interval of Clostridium cochlearium:
- a CDS encoding YicC/YloC family endoribonuclease: MVKSMTGFGRATFENEKRSFVVEIKSVNHRYCDINIKMPRSLIQLEQKIREIVQKYVGRGKIDVFINLNTYDKSNVETIFNKDLADGYVKNLEEIKSRYNISEELSIDLIAKFPEVITIEHKEEDIDELWVELNDPLEEAAISLVKMREVEGAKLKENILEKCDNIKETCKEVEKIAPQVVTMYKEKLELRLEELLKDVEIDEERLAMEVALFADKSCIDEEIVRLKSHLIQVKDTLNLEEPIGRKLDFIVQEMNREVNTIASKANNLDISNFVLTMKNEIEKIREQIQNIE; encoded by the coding sequence ATGGTAAAAAGTATGACGGGCTTTGGAAGGGCAACCTTTGAAAATGAAAAAAGAAGTTTTGTAGTTGAAATTAAAAGTGTAAATCACAGATATTGTGATATAAACATAAAAATGCCTAGAAGCTTAATCCAGTTAGAGCAAAAAATAAGAGAAATAGTACAAAAGTATGTAGGAAGAGGAAAAATAGATGTATTTATAAATCTTAATACATATGATAAAAGTAATGTGGAAACAATTTTTAATAAGGATTTAGCAGATGGATATGTAAAGAATCTAGAAGAAATAAAAAGTAGATATAATATATCAGAAGAATTATCTATAGATTTAATTGCAAAGTTCCCTGAAGTTATAACTATAGAACATAAAGAAGAAGACATTGATGAGCTTTGGGTAGAACTTAATGATCCATTGGAGGAAGCTGCAATTTCTCTTGTGAAAATGAGAGAAGTAGAAGGTGCTAAGCTTAAAGAAAATATTTTGGAAAAATGTGACAACATAAAAGAAACATGCAAAGAAGTTGAAAAAATAGCTCCTCAAGTAGTAACAATGTATAAAGAAAAATTAGAGTTAAGATTAGAAGAACTTTTAAAAGATGTTGAAATTGATGAAGAGAGGCTGGCTATGGAAGTGGCACTATTTGCAGATAAAAGCTGCATAGATGAAGAAATAGTTAGACTTAAAAGTCATTTAATTCAAGTAAAGGATACTCTAAACTTAGAAGAACCTATAGGTAGAAAATTAGATTTCATAGTACAAGAAATGAATAGGGAAGTAAACACAATTGCTTCAAAGGCTAATAATTTAGATATTTCAAATTTTGTATTAACCATGAAAAATGAAATTGAAAAAATAAGAGAACAAATTCAAAACATTGAATAA
- the rpoZ gene encoding DNA-directed RNA polymerase subunit omega — MNNSMINPAITDLLKKVDNRYSLVVVTSKRARQLVDGDDPLLESDIVKPVSLAIEEVNEGLISYETIKEGIK, encoded by the coding sequence ATGAACAACTCTATGATTAATCCTGCAATAACAGATTTACTTAAAAAAGTAGATAATAGATACTCATTGGTAGTAGTAACATCTAAAAGGGCAAGACAATTAGTAGACGGAGATGATCCCCTTTTGGAATCAGATATAGTAAAACCTGTATCTTTAGCTATTGAGGAAGTTAATGAAGGACTTATATCCTATGAGACTATTAAGGAAGGAATAAAATAG
- the remA gene encoding extracellular matrix/biofilm regulator RemA — protein sequence MAIKLINIGFGNIVSANRLIAIVSPESAPIKRIIQEARDRGMLIDATYGRRTRAVIITDSDHVILSAVQPETVAHRLSYKEDILEEDED from the coding sequence ATGGCTATTAAATTAATAAACATAGGATTTGGAAATATTGTTTCAGCAAATAGACTTATTGCAATAGTAAGTCCAGAATCTGCACCGATAAAAAGGATTATACAAGAAGCAAGAGACAGAGGAATGTTAATAGATGCTACATATGGAAGGAGAACAAGAGCTGTTATTATAACTGATAGTGATCACGTTATATTATCTGCAGTTCAACCAGAAACAGTTGCTCATAGGTTATCATATAAAGAAGACATATTAGAAGAGGATGAAGATTAA
- the gmk gene encoding guanylate kinase, with amino-acid sequence MKKGLLIVISGPSGTGKGTVCKELLKNNNFWFSVSATTRAPREGEVHGKNYYFMTKEEFQDKIEENDFLEYAEVYGNYYGTPKSKVVEMLDKGKDVILEIDIQGALKVKENYKEGIFIFILPPSMEELKNRIIKRGTETEESLMTRFKSAYKEINYVSKYNYAVVNDKVNDAVKKIQSIIIAEKCRVDRIKDSILLSKEGIIHEQLYD; translated from the coding sequence ATGAAAAAAGGCTTGCTAATTGTAATCTCAGGACCTTCAGGTACAGGCAAAGGAACGGTTTGCAAAGAACTCTTGAAAAACAATAATTTTTGGTTTTCAGTTTCCGCCACTACTAGGGCTCCAAGAGAAGGTGAAGTACATGGGAAAAACTATTACTTTATGACAAAAGAAGAATTTCAAGATAAAATTGAAGAAAATGATTTTCTAGAATATGCTGAAGTATATGGCAATTATTATGGAACTCCTAAATCAAAAGTAGTAGAAATGTTAGATAAGGGCAAAGATGTAATACTAGAAATAGATATACAGGGAGCCTTAAAAGTAAAGGAAAATTATAAAGAAGGAATATTTATATTTATATTACCACCTTCTATGGAAGAATTAAAAAATAGAATAATAAAAAGAGGTACAGAAACAGAAGAATCTCTTATGACTAGATTTAAATCAGCATATAAAGAAATTAATTATGTGTCAAAATATAATTATGCTGTTGTGAATGATAAAGTTAATGATGCAGTAAAAAAAATACAAAGCATCATTATAGCTGAAAAATGTAGAGTGGATAGAATAAAAGATTCAATATTATTATCTAAGGAGGGAATAATCCATGAACAACTCTATGATTAA